The proteins below come from a single Rhizobium sp. BT04 genomic window:
- a CDS encoding PAS domain-containing hybrid sensor histidine kinase/response regulator — translation MLPGWVIFASAFGYLLLLFAVASYGDRKNRSQGTLDRGPGMLGPGALEGGWPVVYALSLAIYCTSWTYFGSVGLAAQRGLEFAGIYIGPILLFTLGMPLLRRIIELAKAEKLTSVADFVAARYGKNPTVATIVALISLIGTIPYIALQLKAISSTVSAMVNPSDYGIGSGNLYFLDLPLLATLVLACFAIMFGTRHTDATEHQDGLILAVSMESVVKLVAFLTAGVCVIWFLFDGPADLWRKTVDNTLVMSALSYHTPISRWITLILLSAFAIILLPRQFHVTVVENRTPKQLKLAGFLFPVYLISINLFVLPVAIGGLLTFGGNGNADFYMLSLPLAGQMPVVSLITFIGGFSAATAMVIVDSVALSIMVSNDIIMPIFLRRKLAGRASLRDNFAKTLLNIRRSAIFAVLLFGYAYYRSTDSTAGLASIGLLSFAAIAQIAPALFGGLIWRRANARGAILGLISGFVIWVYLLFLPSLGGPDYSYVASAVLGFIFPGTTLFTAPDADPLVNATVMSLLVNTAFFVVGSLTRNARPLERIQAGIFVKRHSRSQFATRGWKTRVSVGDLKAAISRYLGEERMQRSFTTYEQGSGRKLEDEQPADMALIHFSEQLLGSAIGSSSARLVLSLILQKIEDASSDTAWLLDQASEALQYNQDMLQTALSQMDQGIAVFDSSNRLTIWNRRFRQLLDLPESAGQVGFPLSEIVTTLSQRGDIAPGDLSQTVRHFLTLDKPFSLVLGGGERIIEVRSNAMPDKGIVATFTDITQRVTADQALKQANETLEQRVAERTAELTRVNRELGEARAAADEANIGKTRFFAAAGHDILQPLNAARLYSSALVERMAQSDNSPIVRNIDSALESVETILGAVLDISRLDTGAMRPRLAAVALSDLLKRIETDFAPIAREKQLKLVVMPTSLRVRSDPNLLRRLVQNLVSNAIKYTITGKVLVGARRRGNQVIIQVIDSGIGIPPSKFRTVFKEFARLDEGAKTASGLGLGLSIVDRIARVLNHPVELQSTHGKGTEFRIAMPLDVSRPAEAAAAAAPADRPGQPLKGLKILCIDNEPKILEGMRLLLSGWGCEVKGLDCLADVISSDGRDGPPDLAIADYHLDDGTGIAAILHLRRQFGADIPALMITADRTPEVRSEAERHDIAVQHKPVRPAALRAYITQISGLKRAAAE, via the coding sequence ATGCTTCCAGGCTGGGTCATATTCGCGTCTGCCTTCGGCTATCTGCTGCTGCTTTTCGCTGTGGCAAGCTATGGCGACCGCAAGAACCGCAGCCAGGGCACGCTTGATCGCGGCCCGGGCATGCTCGGCCCGGGCGCGCTGGAAGGCGGATGGCCCGTCGTCTATGCGCTGAGCCTTGCAATCTACTGCACCTCCTGGACCTATTTCGGCAGCGTCGGGCTTGCCGCGCAGCGCGGGTTGGAATTTGCTGGTATCTATATCGGCCCGATCCTGCTCTTCACGCTCGGCATGCCCTTGCTTCGCCGCATCATCGAGCTCGCCAAGGCCGAAAAGCTCACCTCGGTTGCCGATTTCGTCGCGGCGCGTTACGGAAAGAACCCGACGGTCGCCACCATCGTCGCGCTGATCTCGCTGATCGGCACCATTCCCTATATCGCGCTGCAGCTGAAAGCCATTTCCAGCACCGTCAGCGCCATGGTCAACCCGTCGGATTACGGCATCGGCAGCGGCAATCTCTATTTCCTCGACCTGCCGCTCCTCGCAACGCTGGTGCTTGCCTGCTTCGCCATCATGTTCGGCACCCGGCACACGGATGCGACCGAACACCAGGACGGGCTGATCCTCGCCGTCTCGATGGAATCCGTCGTCAAGCTCGTCGCCTTCCTGACGGCCGGCGTCTGCGTCATCTGGTTTCTCTTCGACGGTCCGGCCGACCTCTGGCGGAAGACCGTCGACAACACGCTGGTTATGTCGGCGCTGAGTTACCATACGCCGATCAGCCGCTGGATCACCCTGATCCTGCTGTCGGCCTTCGCGATCATCCTGCTGCCGCGGCAATTCCACGTGACGGTCGTCGAGAACCGGACGCCGAAACAGTTGAAACTCGCAGGCTTCCTGTTTCCTGTTTATCTCATATCAATCAATCTCTTCGTGCTGCCGGTGGCGATCGGCGGGCTCTTGACCTTCGGTGGCAACGGCAATGCCGATTTCTACATGCTGTCGCTGCCGCTTGCCGGCCAGATGCCGGTGGTGTCGCTGATCACCTTCATCGGCGGCTTCTCCGCCGCAACGGCGATGGTCATCGTCGATTCGGTGGCGCTGTCGATCATGGTGTCGAACGACATCATCATGCCGATCTTCCTCAGGCGCAAACTCGCCGGCCGCGCCAGCCTGCGCGACAATTTCGCCAAGACGCTGCTCAATATCCGCCGCAGCGCCATCTTCGCCGTGCTGCTGTTCGGCTATGCCTATTACCGCTCGACCGACAGCACCGCCGGCCTTGCCTCGATCGGCCTGCTTTCCTTTGCGGCGATCGCGCAGATCGCCCCGGCGCTCTTCGGCGGGCTGATCTGGCGGCGGGCGAATGCGCGCGGCGCCATCCTCGGGCTGATCTCCGGCTTCGTCATCTGGGTCTATCTGCTGTTCCTGCCCTCGCTCGGCGGCCCCGATTATTCCTATGTGGCAAGCGCCGTCCTCGGCTTCATCTTTCCCGGGACGACGCTGTTTACCGCCCCCGACGCCGATCCGCTGGTCAATGCGACCGTCATGAGCCTGCTCGTCAATACCGCCTTCTTCGTCGTCGGCTCGCTCACCCGCAATGCCAGGCCGCTGGAACGCATCCAGGCCGGCATCTTCGTCAAGCGGCATTCGCGCTCGCAATTTGCCACGCGCGGCTGGAAGACCCGCGTCAGCGTTGGCGACCTCAAGGCGGCGATCTCGCGCTATCTCGGCGAAGAGCGCATGCAGCGTTCGTTCACCACCTACGAACAAGGTTCCGGCCGCAAGCTGGAGGACGAACAGCCGGCCGACATGGCGCTCATCCATTTCAGCGAACAGCTGCTCGGCAGCGCCATCGGCTCCTCTTCTGCCCGGCTGGTGCTGTCGCTGATCCTGCAGAAGATCGAGGATGCCTCTTCCGATACCGCCTGGCTGCTCGACCAGGCGAGCGAGGCGCTGCAATATAACCAGGACATGCTGCAGACGGCGCTTTCGCAGATGGACCAGGGCATTGCGGTGTTCGACAGTTCCAACCGGCTGACGATCTGGAACCGGCGCTTCCGGCAATTGCTGGATCTGCCGGAAAGTGCCGGTCAGGTCGGTTTTCCCCTGTCGGAGATCGTCACCACGCTCAGCCAGCGCGGCGATATCGCGCCCGGCGATCTCAGCCAGACGGTGCGGCATTTTCTGACGCTCGACAAACCCTTCTCGCTGGTGCTCGGCGGCGGCGAGCGGATCATCGAGGTGCGCTCCAACGCCATGCCCGACAAGGGCATCGTCGCCACCTTCACCGATATCACTCAGCGCGTCACCGCCGACCAGGCGCTGAAACAGGCGAACGAGACGCTGGAACAGCGCGTCGCCGAACGCACGGCCGAGCTGACCCGCGTCAACCGCGAACTCGGCGAGGCGCGCGCTGCCGCCGACGAGGCGAATATCGGCAAGACCCGCTTTTTCGCCGCCGCCGGCCACGACATCCTGCAGCCGCTGAATGCCGCCCGGCTCTATTCCTCGGCGCTGGTCGAGCGCATGGCGCAATCCGACAACAGCCCGATCGTGCGCAACATCGATTCGGCGCTGGAATCGGTCGAAACCATTCTCGGTGCGGTGCTCGATATTTCGAGGCTCGATACCGGCGCGATGCGGCCACGGCTCGCCGCCGTGGCACTCTCCGACCTGCTCAAGCGCATCGAGACCGATTTCGCACCGATCGCCCGGGAAAAACAGCTGAAACTGGTGGTCATGCCGACGTCGCTCAGGGTCCGCTCCGACCCCAACCTTTTGCGCCGGCTGGTGCAGAACCTGGTTTCCAACGCCATCAAATACACGATCACCGGCAAGGTGCTGGTGGGTGCGCGGCGGCGCGGCAACCAGGTGATCATCCAGGTGATCGATTCCGGCATCGGCATTCCGCCGTCGAAATTCCGCACCGTGTTCAAGGAATTCGCGCGGCTGGATGAAGGCGCCAAAACCGCCTCCGGCCTCGGGCTCGGCCTTTCGATCGTCGACCGCATCGCCCGCGTGCTCAATCATCCGGTCGAGCTGCAGTCGACGCATGGCAAGGGCACTGAATTCCGCATCGCCATGCCGCTTGACGTCTCGCGCCCGGCCGAGGCCGCAGCGGCCGCCGCCCCTGCCGACCGCCCGGGGCAGCCGCTCAAGGGGCTGAAGATCCTCTGCATCGACAACGAGCCGAAGATCCTCGAAGGCATGCGGCTGCTGCTCAGCGGCTGGGGTTGCGAAGTCAAGGGGCTGGATTGTCTCGCCGACGTGATATCCAGCGACGGTCGTGACGGGCCGCCGGATCTCGCCATCGCCGATTATCATCTCGACGACGGCACAGGCATTGCCGCGATCCTGCATCTGCGCCGGCAGTTCGGCGCCGATATCCCTGCCCTGATGATCACCGCCGACCGCACGCCGGAGGTGCGCAGCGAAGCCGAGCGGCACGACATCGCCGTTCAGCACAAACCGGTGCGGCCGGCGGCGCTGCGCGCCTATATCACCCAGATTTCCGGCCTGAAACGCGCCGCCGCAGAGTAA
- the galE gene encoding UDP-glucose 4-epimerase GalE yields MAVLVTGGAGYIGSHMVWALLDAGEDVVVLDRLSTGFRWAVAPAARFYLGDVADPDILKKIFIENDIEAIIHFAGSAVVPVSVADPLSYYDNNSGKTRALLSASVKAGIRNFVFSSTAAVYGQQKTDLPVKETAPLNPENPYGQSKLITEFMLRDAAAAYDFNYVALRYFNVAGADPDHRAGQSTSGATHLIKVACEAALGRRDSVSVYGIDYPTHDGTGVRDYIHVTDLVDAHLKALQHLRKDKGSLVANCGYGSGYSVLDVLNMVTRLHGHSFKIHMAPRRAGDSASVVADASLARQVLDWKPRYDSLETIVQSSLDWELFLSNRNVDDLHSIHRALAAASF; encoded by the coding sequence ATGGCGGTTTTGGTGACGGGCGGCGCCGGATATATCGGCAGTCACATGGTTTGGGCGCTGCTCGATGCGGGCGAGGATGTGGTCGTGCTCGACCGCCTCTCCACGGGCTTTCGCTGGGCCGTGGCGCCGGCGGCGCGTTTCTATCTCGGCGACGTCGCCGATCCCGACATATTGAAGAAGATCTTCATCGAAAACGACATCGAGGCGATCATCCATTTCGCCGGCTCCGCCGTCGTCCCGGTCTCGGTCGCCGATCCGCTCTCCTATTACGACAACAATTCCGGCAAGACCCGGGCGCTGCTCTCCGCCTCGGTCAAGGCCGGAATCCGCAACTTCGTCTTCTCCTCGACGGCGGCCGTCTACGGCCAGCAGAAGACGGACCTGCCGGTGAAGGAGACCGCTCCCCTCAATCCGGAAAATCCTTACGGCCAGTCGAAGCTGATAACCGAATTCATGCTGCGCGATGCCGCCGCCGCCTATGATTTCAACTATGTCGCGCTTCGCTACTTCAACGTCGCCGGCGCCGATCCCGACCACCGTGCCGGCCAGTCGACCTCAGGCGCCACCCACCTGATCAAGGTTGCCTGCGAGGCAGCCCTCGGCAGGCGCGACAGCGTCAGTGTCTATGGTATCGATTATCCCACCCATGACGGCACCGGCGTGCGCGATTACATCCATGTCACCGATCTTGTCGATGCACATCTGAAAGCCCTGCAGCACCTGCGCAAGGACAAGGGCTCGCTCGTTGCCAATTGCGGTTATGGCAGCGGCTATTCCGTGCTCGACGTACTGAACATGGTCACGCGCCTGCACGGGCATTCCTTCAAGATCCACATGGCGCCGCGCCGCGCCGGCGATTCGGCAAGCGTCGTCGCCGACGCTTCGCTCGCAAGGCAGGTGCTCGACTGGAAACCGAGATACGATTCTCTCGAAACCATCGTCCAGAGCTCGCTCGATTGGGAACTCTTCCTGTCGAACAGAAATGTCGACGATCTGCACAGCATCCACCGGGCACTCGCCGCCGCGTCTTTCTAG
- a CDS encoding TetR/AcrR family transcriptional regulator, whose product MAVKENLRPGGRSARVQASVHKAVRELLAEMSRAEVTIPLIAGKAGVTPSTIYRRWGDLQALLADVAVERLRPDMQPVDAGSGSADLEAWAEQYAEEMSSGPGREMIRDVLAAQAGANACKCCEYTRQQIVVIAERAKARHGPFPDVDLVMDQVVAPIMYRILFGDVPDTARVRDLVARVMNTAD is encoded by the coding sequence ATGGCAGTGAAGGAGAATCTCCGCCCGGGCGGCAGAAGCGCCAGGGTTCAGGCATCGGTGCACAAGGCGGTGCGTGAGCTGCTGGCCGAGATGAGCCGCGCCGAGGTGACCATCCCGCTGATCGCCGGCAAGGCGGGTGTGACGCCGTCGACCATCTATCGCCGCTGGGGCGACCTGCAGGCGCTTCTTGCCGATGTCGCCGTCGAGCGTTTGCGCCCGGATATGCAGCCGGTCGATGCCGGCAGCGGCAGTGCCGATCTCGAGGCTTGGGCCGAGCAATATGCCGAGGAAATGTCCTCCGGCCCGGGCCGCGAGATGATCCGCGACGTGCTGGCGGCGCAAGCAGGCGCAAATGCCTGCAAATGCTGCGAATATACCCGCCAGCAGATCGTCGTCATCGCCGAGCGGGCGAAGGCCCGCCACGGGCCGTTTCCGGATGTCGATCTGGTCATGGACCAGGTCGTGGCGCCGATCATGTATCGCATCCTGTTCGGCGACGTGCCGGATACGGCGCGTGTGCGCGATCTGGTCGCCCGCGTCATGAACACAGCGGACTAA
- a CDS encoding MFS transporter has translation MVAAAKSIENSPRPSIGFHALTLATFFGASAAPTPLYRIYQENFALSPVLITVVFAVYAFALLAALLIAGSISDHLGRKPVIFFALVLEIVAMGLFVVASGPGWLIAARIVQGIATGIAGASLGAALVDVDRAKGQIVNSIAPLCGMAVGAVGTSALIQYGPFPMHLTYALLLVAFTLQAAAIWLTRETGGTRPGALGSLIPRVAVPPQVKRPLSLVTPINVANWTLAGFYLSLVPSLVASTTGSGAPLTGGAVVTALMVSGAIAVYLRRGKTASANLGFGVSAKTLGILTVVAGVHLANVPLLLVGTVFTGAGFGTNFLGSIGTIMPLAKPDERAGLLAAFYVQSYLAFSLPAILAGFLAKSAGYALTTDIYATAILLLMGVGITAVRAGRRKAAESAA, from the coding sequence ATGGTCGCCGCAGCCAAATCCATAGAGAATTCGCCGCGCCCCTCGATCGGCTTTCATGCGCTGACGCTCGCCACTTTCTTCGGCGCCTCCGCAGCGCCCACGCCGCTCTACCGGATCTATCAGGAGAACTTCGCGCTCTCGCCGGTGCTGATCACGGTGGTCTTCGCCGTCTACGCCTTCGCGCTGCTGGCGGCACTGCTGATCGCCGGTTCGATCTCCGACCATCTCGGCCGCAAGCCGGTGATCTTTTTCGCCCTGGTGCTCGAAATCGTCGCCATGGGCCTGTTCGTCGTCGCCAGCGGTCCCGGCTGGCTGATCGCGGCGCGGATCGTGCAGGGCATTGCAACGGGGATTGCCGGCGCCTCGCTCGGAGCCGCTCTCGTTGATGTCGACCGGGCCAAAGGGCAGATCGTCAATTCGATCGCGCCGCTTTGCGGCATGGCGGTGGGCGCGGTCGGCACCAGCGCCTTGATCCAATACGGCCCCTTCCCGATGCATCTCACCTACGCGCTGCTGCTCGTCGCCTTCACCCTGCAGGCAGCGGCCATCTGGCTGACGCGCGAGACCGGCGGCACACGGCCGGGCGCGCTCGGTTCGCTGATACCGCGGGTCGCTGTTCCGCCGCAGGTGAAGCGGCCGCTGTCGCTGGTGACGCCGATCAACGTCGCCAACTGGACGCTTGCCGGCTTCTATCTGTCGCTGGTCCCGTCGCTGGTCGCCAGCACCACCGGCAGCGGCGCGCCGCTGACGGGCGGCGCCGTCGTCACCGCGTTGATGGTGAGCGGGGCAATCGCCGTCTATCTCAGGCGCGGCAAGACGGCCTCGGCCAACCTCGGTTTCGGCGTGTCGGCGAAGACACTCGGCATCCTGACGGTCGTTGCCGGCGTGCATCTCGCCAACGTGCCGCTGCTTCTCGTCGGCACCGTCTTCACCGGCGCCGGTTTCGGCACCAATTTCCTCGGCTCGATCGGCACGATCATGCCACTTGCCAAACCGGACGAGCGGGCCGGATTACTGGCGGCCTTCTACGTCCAGAGCTACCTCGCCTTCAGCCTGCCGGCGATCCTTGCCGGGTTCCTGGCGAAATCGGCCGGTTACGCGCTGACGACGGATATTTATGCGACGGCGATCTTGTTGCTGATGGGCGTCGGGATCACGGCGGTTCGCGCCGGCCGGCGCAAGGCGGCGGAAAGCGCAGCCTGA
- the mscL gene encoding large conductance mechanosensitive channel protein MscL, translated as MLNEFKAFIARGNVMDLAVGVIIGGAFGGIVKSLVDDLIMPIVGAIFGGFDFSNYFLPLSSAVNAPSLAAAREQGAVFAYGSFLTVLINFLILAWIIFLMVKGVNILRAQVERQEKAAPEELPPPPADVQLLTEIRDLLATRPTA; from the coding sequence ATGCTCAACGAGTTCAAGGCCTTTATCGCGCGCGGGAATGTCATGGATCTTGCTGTCGGCGTCATCATCGGCGGCGCCTTTGGCGGCATCGTCAAATCTTTGGTCGACGATCTGATCATGCCGATCGTGGGCGCCATTTTCGGCGGCTTCGATTTTTCGAATTACTTCCTGCCACTGTCCTCGGCCGTCAACGCCCCGTCGCTTGCGGCCGCCCGCGAGCAGGGAGCGGTGTTTGCCTATGGCAGTTTCCTCACCGTCCTCATCAACTTCCTGATCCTCGCCTGGATCATCTTCCTGATGGTCAAGGGCGTGAACATCCTACGTGCCCAGGTCGAGCGCCAGGAAAAGGCCGCACCGGAAGAGTTGCCCCCGCCGCCGGCAGACGTTCAGCTGCTGACGGAAATCCGCGATCTTCTCGCCACGCGCCCGACGGCTTGA
- a CDS encoding enoyl-CoA hydratase/isomerase family protein: MQDDEVIIERRGTAGVIRLNRPRALNSLTLPMVRTITAALHAFAEDCEVASVVATGEGERGFCAGGDIRALHESARAGDGLAGTFWREEFRLNHQIASYPKPYVALMDGITMGGGVGLSAHGCHRVVTERTRLAMPETGIGYVPDVGATWLLPQAPGEAGTWLGLTGLDVGAADALHAGLADLQIASSRLGAVIDALSGLARGSSSSDVDAVLQALSEPAGESRLRLNAALIDRTFRFDNVGEILAALAEEKGDFAAETRRVLLTRSPTSLKLALRLLRAGRRSASLAECLGRELGACLQMLDNPDFFEGIRAAVIDKDRNPKWSPASVEAVGAATIEHFLKPAEPPLSL; this comes from the coding sequence ATGCAGGACGACGAAGTCATCATTGAACGGCGAGGCACCGCAGGCGTGATCCGGCTCAACCGGCCGCGGGCGCTGAACAGCCTGACGTTGCCGATGGTCCGCACGATCACCGCGGCGCTGCACGCTTTTGCCGAGGATTGCGAGGTGGCAAGCGTCGTGGCGACAGGCGAGGGCGAACGCGGCTTCTGCGCCGGCGGCGACATCCGCGCCCTGCATGAAAGCGCCCGCGCCGGCGATGGCCTGGCAGGAACCTTCTGGCGCGAGGAATTCCGCCTCAACCATCAGATCGCCTCCTATCCCAAACCCTATGTCGCGCTGATGGATGGCATCACCATGGGCGGCGGCGTCGGCCTGTCGGCGCACGGCTGCCACCGCGTTGTCACCGAGCGCACGCGCCTCGCCATGCCCGAAACCGGCATCGGCTATGTCCCCGATGTCGGCGCCACCTGGCTGCTGCCGCAGGCGCCCGGCGAGGCCGGAACATGGCTCGGGCTGACCGGGCTGGATGTCGGTGCCGCCGACGCGCTCCACGCTGGGCTTGCCGACCTGCAGATCGCTTCGTCGCGGCTCGGTGCGGTGATCGATGCTTTGTCGGGCTTGGCACGCGGCAGTTCATCGAGCGACGTCGATGCGGTGCTGCAGGCGCTTTCGGAGCCCGCCGGAGAAAGCCGGCTGCGGCTGAACGCGGCATTGATCGATCGCACCTTCCGTTTCGACAACGTCGGGGAAATCCTGGCAGCACTCGCCGAGGAGAAGGGCGATTTCGCCGCCGAGACGCGCCGGGTGCTGCTGACGCGGTCTCCGACCAGCCTGAAGCTCGCTTTGCGGCTGCTCAGGGCCGGCCGCCGCAGCGCCTCGCTTGCCGAATGCCTCGGCCGCGAACTCGGCGCCTGCCTGCAGATGCTTGATAATCCCGATTTCTTCGAAGGCATCCGTGCCGCCGTCAT
- a CDS encoding pyridoxal phosphate-dependent aminotransferase encodes MSIVKSLSPRAITAPESGIVEVVNYARGREGLLPLWVGEGDLPTPDFISRAAMDALASGETFYTWQRGIPELRQALSDYYARHFGIRLPVEHFYVTGSGMQAIQISVQALTSPGDEFVYLTPAWPNIAAALEIAGACSVGVELQFEGGKWAVDLNRIEAAITEKTRGLFINTPSNPTGWTATKKDLADILALARKHDLWIMADEIYALYYFPGGRAASFLDVMAPDDKIIFVNSFSKNWSMTGWRVGWIVAPPEMGQVLENLVQYSTSGVAQFMQKGAVAALDKGDDFIAANIAKAARSRDILCDALVATNRVETLKPDGALYAFLKIDGVADSRKAALDIVDKTGVGLAPGTAFGAGGELFLRACFLRDPAQVAIAAERLCDYILKR; translated from the coding sequence ATGTCGATCGTGAAAAGCCTCAGCCCGCGCGCCATTACGGCGCCCGAAAGCGGGATCGTCGAAGTCGTCAATTATGCCCGTGGCCGCGAAGGCCTGCTGCCGCTCTGGGTGGGTGAAGGTGATCTGCCGACGCCTGACTTCATCAGCCGGGCGGCGATGGATGCGCTTGCTTCAGGCGAGACCTTCTACACCTGGCAGCGCGGCATTCCCGAGCTTCGCCAGGCGCTTTCGGATTATTACGCCAGACATTTCGGAATCCGGCTTCCGGTCGAGCATTTCTATGTCACCGGTTCTGGCATGCAGGCGATCCAGATCAGCGTTCAGGCGTTGACCTCGCCGGGTGACGAATTCGTCTATCTCACCCCCGCCTGGCCGAATATTGCCGCCGCCCTCGAAATCGCAGGCGCATGTTCGGTCGGTGTCGAGCTGCAGTTCGAAGGCGGCAAATGGGCGGTCGATCTCAACCGCATCGAAGCCGCCATCACGGAAAAGACCAGGGGCCTCTTCATCAACACGCCGTCGAACCCGACAGGCTGGACAGCAACGAAGAAGGATCTCGCCGATATCCTGGCGCTGGCCCGCAAGCACGACCTCTGGATCATGGCGGATGAGATCTACGCCCTCTATTATTTTCCAGGCGGCCGCGCGGCCTCCTTCCTCGATGTGATGGCGCCTGATGACAAAATCATCTTCGTCAATTCCTTCTCGAAAAACTGGTCGATGACCGGCTGGCGTGTCGGCTGGATCGTCGCACCCCCTGAGATGGGCCAGGTGCTCGAAAACCTCGTCCAGTATTCGACGTCGGGCGTCGCGCAGTTCATGCAGAAGGGCGCCGTCGCCGCCCTGGACAAGGGCGACGATTTCATCGCTGCCAATATCGCCAAGGCAGCCCGCTCCCGCGATATTCTCTGCGATGCGCTTGTTGCCACCAACCGCGTCGAGACGCTGAAGCCAGACGGCGCGCTTTACGCTTTCCTGAAGATCGACGGCGTCGCCGACAGCCGCAAGGCAGCGCTCGATATCGTCGACAAGACGGGCGTCGGCCTTGCTCCCGGAACCGCGTTCGGCGCTGGCGGCGAGCTTTTCCTGCGCGCCTGTTTCCTGCGCGACCCCGCGCAGGTGGCGATCGCGGCCGAGCGTCTCTGCGATTATATCCTCAAGCGCTGA